The Collibacillus ludicampi region TTTTCAGGTGGTGTTTTTGTTTCGATTCTTTTCGAATAACTTAGCGGCGTTTACTATATTGCCGTTTCATTTACTCATTCCTTTTTGCCTGCCTATTTTTTTAAAGACCACCGATCAGGTGGCTCTTTTTTCCTTTCTGTAGCCGATCGTGGTTTATTTCCTCTCCATAATCCAAATGAAAACACAATTGCCTCACTTGTTTCGGTGGAGGCTTTGCCGCCGCGATCCAGACCTTCATCCCTGCGGTCAGGATAGGAAGGGATTGAGCCCTTTGTAGCTTTACCCCGCTACAAGTTTTACGAGTGCTCAATCCTGAGAAGGTACAGAGTAATCTATATGATTTGCCGCTCGCTTTGTTCTCGTTGAACTCATTGAGAGCCTTTACAATGCCGCTTTGTAGAGCAGGCTTAACCGTCTACGCCTTAACAGCTAGCAACTTATATGCTCTCAAACTCACTCTATACCATTACAAGTTCCTCGCCTGTGAGGTCTTTATTAACTTTATATTATTCATACTATAATTGCGTTCGCCAAGAAATTGATGATGAGAAACTAAAATCAGAATTTATCCGAATTACTCTAACCCCATCTCCGTCTTGGACTCTACACCTAGTTGTTTATCCTGACGCTCTTCGGTACTAAACGTAATAAGTATGTCCTTTCCTGTCGATGAATCTTCCCATTCGTAAACCGCCGATGACACGTAAGTACTCAATAATCAGACTGCTTAACACCCGTACCGAGAATCGCTTCTACCTCCGCTAACGTCATCCCTTTTTGAATTTTTTCGTAGTTAGCGAGTGTGAGTTTATTCGCATCTGTACTAGTTGAAGAATTGTCATTTCCGCTGTTATTATCATTTGTAGTGCTACCGTTGGTATTACCATTCGTATTACCGCCCCCTAACATCCCTGCTTCGGACAAATTTTTGAGGACTGCAGCAAGTTGTGCACGAGTCACAGGCTCATTAGGAGCAAAATTACCATTACCCATACCGCTCATGAGACCTTTTTCTGCTACCCAGTTTACGGCATTCGCGTACCATGCCGATGAGTTCACATCTGCGAATACTTGTCCCGCCGCGTGTACTATGCCTAGACCTGTTGTAGCGACCACACCGACAGCCGCCCCTAGAAATACGCTTTTAATATCGAACTTTTTCATGTATGTACTCTACCTCCATAAATGAAATCTAAGAGGAATATATAGTACAATAGAACGTTATGAAAAGCGGTACATTACGGTATAAGTGGATTGAGTTACCGTATCCCTTTTGGTATGATGTGATAGCCGCATTAACTGCGACCCTCAGTGACCACCTTCCGTTAATGATGACCTCGATTATGTTTCTCCTGATAATTGAGTCGCTCCTTTCAATTCAGCTGTTTAAAGTTAATTGAAGCAAAACAAGGGCGGATTCCAGTACCCACCCTTCCGTATCTTATGGTTCAGGCATATAACCTATCACAGTACCGAGCCTATTTACAAGGATCAGCTTTAAGGAAGAAGTACCTAGGTCAATGCCTGGTAAGGTATCCATTTCATTTCCTACGTACGTGTACGTAGCCGATCCAGCAGAACGGCAATTACGATGACCGCACCTTTTACAACAAGCTGCCAATAGTAACTTACATCCATCAAGGTCAGCCCATTACCGAGAATTCCCATAATCAGAGCACCAATAATCGTTCCCAAAATCGAACCTACACCTCCAGTAAAACTTGTGCCACCCAAAATCACGGCTGCAATAGCATCGAGTTCAAACCCGATCCCGGCGGTCGGCTGTCCCGAGAAAAGACGACCTGCCAGAACCACACCTGCAAGCCCGGATAACAATCCGCTGATCGCATAGACGGAAATCAGAGTGCCTTCCACTTTAATTCCCGTAAGACGTGCCGCTTCTTCGTTTCCGCCAATCGCGTACACATGTCGACCGAACATGGTATATTTCAAGATAAAAAAGGAAGCAGCATAAACCAGAGCCATAATATAAATTGGTGTCGGAACCGAAGCAACAGAACCTGCACCAAGGAATTTAAACAAGTTCGATTGCAAAACGATCGGATATCCCCCGCTGATCACATACGCAAGTCCCCTTACGTACGTATAACTTCCCAGTGTCACAATAAAAGATGGAAGCTTTGTTTTTGCCGTCAAAAAACCATTTAACATACCAGCAAGAAGTCCGACCAATATTCCGGCAAGCATGGCAACCAGCGGATTCACCTTATGGGTGAGCATAACCGATACTACTCCGGATAATGCCAGTATTGAGCCGACCGACAAGTCGATTCCACCGGTCAAAATTACAAACGTCATTCCTGCTGCAAGGATGGCAATAATCGAGATTTGTTTCAAAACGTTTAGTATATTGTTGACCTCCAAAAAATTGGGCGAGAGAAAAGACAGGATGATGCAAAGCATAAGCAGTATGATCAGCATCCCTAGTTTATTCCAAATAGAACCGATATTGTACATAAGCTTCAGATTCGTGTTATTGGAGACCTGTGTTTGCGAATTCATTGTATCTCCCCCGTCGCATAGTACATGATTTTTTCCTGGGTTGCTTCCTCGCGGGATAGGTTGGCCCTGATTCTTCCTTCGTGCATCACGAGAATCCGATCACTGACTCCTAATATTTCCGGGAGTTCGGAAGAAATCATAAGGATCCCGAGGCCTGTTTTCGCTAATTCGTGCATAATTTTGTGAATTTCGGTCTTTGCGCCGACATCAACACCTCGTGTTGGTTCATCCAAAAGCAAGACTTTCGGTTGAATGGACAACCAACGGGCGAGGACCACTTTTTGCTGGTTACCGCCGCTTAAGTTCACTACTTTTTGGTCAGGTGACGAAACTTTTATTCCAAGTTTTTGAATATATTCCTGAGATCTTTTATTGATCGTGTTCCACTGCAGTATCCCAGTCTTTCTGAAGTTTCGGAGTACCGCCATAAGGATGTTTTCTTTTACGGACATTTCAAGGAAGAGTCCTTGTTCCTTGCGGCTTTCGGGCACAAGTGCAATTCCATTGGCTATGGCATCGACCGGGGAGTTGATATTCACCTTTTTACCTTCAATAAAAATCTCACCGCCGGTTCGCTCCGTACAACCAAAGATCGCACGAACCAATTCGGTTCTCCCCGCCCCGACCAAGCCCGCAAGCCCTACAACTTCACCGGGATAGACCTTGAGATCCACATTTTTGACAATCTTCTTATCCGAGATCCCCTTCACTTCAAGAATCGGTTTTTTATCCTGAACGCTCACCTGAACGTCCTGTCTTTGGAAAAGCTCTTTAAGCTCGCGCCCCACCATGAGCTGTACCAGACGCTCTGGGTTGGTGTCCCCGATCGGCATGCTTGCTATCCATTGCCCGTCGCGCAGTACTGTACAACGATCTGACACTTTAAAAATCTCATCCATACGATGCGATATATAAACAATAGCGACACCTTGTTGTTTGAGATCATTGATTATTCCGAACAATTTGTCGATTTCCTTATCCGTGAGCGTAGCCGTTGGTTCATCCATAATCAAAACCTCTGCTTTAAAGGATAAGGAACGGGCGATCTCAACCATCTGTTGTTGCGCGACACTGAGAGAGGAAACGAGGGTACGAGGATTCAAATCTGAACCGATCGACTTTAAAAGAGCATCAGCCCGTTCGTGAATTTCTTTCCAATTTATCATGCCAAAGCGGTTTTTGGGCAATTTGGTACCCATTAAAATATTTTCACCGATAGTCAAATTCGGAGAAAGGTTGAGTTCCTGATGTATCACACTTATGCCGTTGGCTCTCGCTTCAAGAGGATTCGACCAAACAACCTGTTTCCCCTTGTATTCAATCATTCCGGAGTCGGGGAGGTAAACGCCTGAAAGAATTTTCATTAGAGTTGACTTTCCGGCACCGTTTTCCCCCATGAGAGCATGAACCTCACCCTTGTAAAGTTCAATCTGTACATTGTCCAAAGCCTTCACGCCGGGAAATCTCTTGCTGATACCTGTCATGCGAAGAATTACCGGAGACCCAGTTGAATTTTGTTCATGCACTATTTCTGTCTGCAGCATGTATCTCCCCTCCTTGAACCAATGTTCAAGTCAAAAATTAGTTGAATGCGGTCCTCCTTTAGAACCGCACCCCTTTTAATCGGTCTTTCTTTCTACCAACCTTTATAACTATCGACTGTCTCTTGAGTAACGAGTTCGACAGGAACTTTGACTACTTTCTCAACTTGTTCTCCCTTTTTTATCTTCAAACCGATCTCTACAGCCTTTTTAATCATTTCATTCGGGTGTTGAGCCGCACTTGCCGCGAAACTCTTCTTCTCTTGCAGCGTTTTCACTGCTTCAGGGGCACCATCGACACCAACGATAAAGAACTCCTTATCACGACCTGCCTGTTCAGCTGCAATCTTTGCTCCAAGTGCCTCCGGGTCATTGATTCCGAATACAGCATTGATTGTTCCTTTGGGATTCGCTTGCAGGATGGTCTCCATCAAGCTAAGCGCTTTCTCTCGCGAACCTTCCCCATTTTGCTTCGCAATCACCTTGATATCGGTTCCTTTAAGGGCATCTTCAAACCCTTTTACACGGTCGATCACAGCAGTTACCGGAGGACCATCAAGTATCACGACATTACCTTTTCCATTTAAGCGTTTTACGAGATATTCACCAACTATTTTCCCAGCTTGATAGTTATCAGAGGTAACTGTCGCGTCCACTCCGCCTTCGGCTCCTACGTCAACCGCAATAACCGGAATGTTGGCAGCTTTTGCCTCTTGAACGGCCCCAGCAATCCCCTTCGAGTCAACCGCATTCAGGAGAATCAAATCTACCTTTTTGGTAATAAAATCTTCAATCTGAGCGGTTTGCTTTGCCAAATCGTAGTCTCCGCTAACGGTTATAACTTCTGCGTTAATCTGCTTTGCCGCTTCTTCAGCTCCCTTTGACATGGAAACAAAGAAAGGATTGCTTAAAGTACCCACAGTTAACCCAATTTTCAATTTCTTTTCGGCACTTGTCTGGTCGCTTCCGGAAGCCGCCGGCTTATCATTTCCTCCGCCGCCACATGCGGTCAAAAGCAGCATGGATGTCATTGCCAACGCAGAAAAAAATTTTAATCCTTTTTTCATTCGAACTCCCCCTAAAATTTTTTGGATTTGATAGAGTTTTTTCTACAAACTAGCAACCGGAAAAATGTAATCGCTTTCACCACCACTCAGTTTAACCCGGCTGATCGCTTGATCGCTGGATCAGTGAAGATATCATATTCATCGCGGCTGGTGCTGGAGAATTCGGATACAACAGCTCCTTCATCACCCGCTTGAAACCAGTGTTTCGTGTTGGGAGGAATCGTATATTGCTGTCCCGGTGTAAGAATAATCTCATGACGCACTGTATAATAAGCTTCTTTTCCCTTCGGAGGATTCACACTGGGATTCACAGTTGCCTCCCCGTCGACGTATAGATACACAGTTCCCCATCGGCAACGGAACGTTTCCTCTTTACCCGGTTCCCCGAACACAGGCGGATGCAAATGTTCCGGACAAGTCTGATTCGGGAAGAGTACCAATTCTTTCGCACAATAACGGCTTGTGTTGACATACGTGTAAAGTTGCAATCCTTCAACTTCCAAATGCCCCAGGCCCATCTCGGCAATCTCAATCTTTTGTTGTTCTTCTTCTGTCAGAACGATGCCTGCTTTTCTCAAAAATTCCAATGTACGTTTTACAGCTTGATCATGGTCGGTCATGAAAACTGCCCCTCCTGTTTTTTACACAAGTATAAGATGCGGACGCAGTTTTGCTTCAAACTGATCCTTATATTGGCTGTCCAATTCCTCCGTCGTTATGATTGCATCCACACGTTCCCATGAAGCAAAAACACTAAAAGATGTAGCTTCAAACTTCGTATGATCTGCCACAACGTAAACTTTCTCGGCAATTTGCATCATGGTTCTCTTTATTTCTCCCTCGGCCATATTCGAGTTCATCAATCCTCGCTCCATAGACAATCCGCTGCATCCGATAAAAGCATGATCCACTCGAAGTGCCTGTAAAAACTGAACCGTAGCGTGTCCTACGAGAGATTGGGTTGAATGACGGACATCCCCACCGGTCATTACAATCTCAATATTGGGGTTTTGCAAGAGAATCGAAGCGATATTAATTGCATTCGTGACAACAGTTATATTTTTTCTGCCGAGAAATTTTTTGGCGATTTCGAGAGTCGTAGTTCCTGCATCCAAGAGAACCGAGTCCCCGTCATTGACAAGAGAGGAAGCTTTCTCTGCAATTCGTTCTTTTTCTTGTTTTTGACTGTCTTCGCGAACGGAAAGCAGAATATCCTTGTCCCTGTCCGGCAGATAGATGGCACCGCCATGGACACGCTTGACCAGCCCAATATTCTCCAAGTGACTAAGATCGCGGCGTACTGTCATGTCAGAAACATGAAATTGATCCATCAGATCCTGAACGGTGACAGTTCCCTTAGACTGTATATACTGTTTCATTTGAGCCTGCCTTGCGTTATTGAGCATTTCCTTACCTCACGTTTCTAAAAAATTTTGTCAAAAAATATTTAAATATCTATAATATTTCTGATAATTCTCGTTTTAATCACTCTCAAACGAAAAACAATCTATTTCTACAATACTTATACAAAAACAAACATGATAAGTACTAAATCTTTCTCCAAGCTTCTTCTACTTCCATAACCATGCACAATGCATGATAAATCGGAAGATGGTATTCCTGAATAAAAGGGGTGGATGACGCTGGAACGCAAATGCAAACATCCACGATCTCTTTTAAATACCCTCCGCTTTTCCCCGTAAAAGCGACCGTTCTCATGCCAAATGCTTGTGCCACCTTCATTGCGTAAACCACATTTTTCGAATTTCCGGAAGTACTTAACCCGACAACAATATCTCCAGGATTCCCATATCCATATACTTGTTGAGCAAAAACAAGTTCCGGATCCACATCATTATGAAAAGCGGTCATAAACGCGCTTTGGCTGACCAAAGAAATTGCCGGAAAACTGCATTGCAGATGATCTGCAAGGTATCCGCCTACTGACGGGTTGTCGGTCGTCACCCTGAAAATTCGATCACGGTCCTCAACAGGCAGCGGACGTTTGCTCATGAAGCCTTTCACCAGTTCGCCAACCATGTGCTCTGCATCCGCCGCACTGCCTCCATTGCCACAAATCAATAATTTCCGTCCGCTACGAAAACACTCAAGCCACAATTGTGCAGCATCCTCAATAGCTTGACGGCATTCGTTCAAAGCGGGGTGGCGAAGGATTAATTCATCAAAAATCCTTACACTCTTCGCTTTCATACTTGTTCACCCCTTGATAGTGGATTCCATTGCCTTATGAGAGGCGACCGACAACGCTGCATAGTCTCCCAATCGCTCACCAAGTCTGGCAGGGACGATCTGGCATACTTTCCTGGAATAAAAAAGCGCCTCAGATTCAACCACTTTCGTAACAATAGGCGCCAAAATTTCTTCCTGGCGTACATAAATACTACCCAAAACAATTTTCTGCGGATTTAGAATGTCGATTAGAATCGACAATCCTCTTCCCAGATAGTAACCAACCTCTTGATAGATCGCTTTGGCGACCGGGTCACCAGTCTGTAACGCTTCCGCCACCGTTTTTGCCGATAGTTTTTCAAACTCCTGCGAGGTTTTGCACCACCAGACTTCTTCCCCTTGCTGCTGCTTTTCCAATATAATGTTTTTCGCTAATTGAGAAATTCCCCCTCCACTGCAGAAACCTTCAAATGAGCCGCGTTTTCCAAAACCAACAGGACCATTTTTTTCTAAACGGATGTGACCGACTTCTCCCGCCATGTCATTGGTACCGCTGTATAGCTGTCCGTTTAAAATCAGGCCTGCCCCCATCCCTGTACCGAACGTTAAAAAAATCATATTTTTTGTGCCTTTTCCTGCTCCCCACTTCCATTCCGCCAATGCACAAGCGTTAGCGTCGTTTTGAATCGCGGCCGGGATCCCAAACTTTTGTTGGAAATGAGCCACGATCGGAACACGGTTCCACCCCGGCAGGTTAGGCGGTGAAAGAATCATTCCATTACGGCTGTCTAGCGGGCCTCCACAACTAATTCCCAAAGCGGCTACATCTCTCCTTCCCGAAACATGTTGCCGGATTAAGGAATCGGCCAGACTCTCAATTTTATTTATAGTTTCGGTATAAGCGTTACCGGATATCGTTTGAAACTCCCGGCGATCTATAATTTCCACTTGGCCGGATTCCTCCTTGCCAAGGATAACTGCTGTTTTCGTGCCACCGATATCTATACCAAGCAGAAACATCCTTAAAACCCCTTGTTAACAGTCGAATCATTGGGACCTATCCATAGTTGGTGTTCTTTGTCCCAAACCCATCCCAAAAACTTTCTGTTAATCGGAAGGCGTTCCCAACCGTCGGCAATTCTTTTCTGCACTTTATCCCAATGTAGAAGACCGCTGAGAGAATCCATCCTTTCTACGCAACATGCTCCTACAGCAACCGCACTGTTCAAAACTTTTTCCGGCGGCAGCCCTCTTAAAAGTCCGGCAAGAAATCCGGCTATCGTGCTATCCCCCGCCCCGGTTGTTCCTGCCACACGGGTTTTATAGCAGGGTACCCATAATTCCCGGTTTGCCCACAAATCGCTTTGAATTCTAAGCAAATCACTGATCTGTTTGATTTTACTTTCTGTACCCGTTCGCAGATATAATCCCGAATCCCCCAGTTTTAACCCAATGATCGGGCAACCCATTTCTAGCAGGCTTTCTGCCAATTCCTGAATCATCTTTTCACTCACAAGGGATAGGACATGTCCCTCAACGGATTGATGCAGGAGTTGTTCATACAGATCCCTTTTTAGCATAAACATCGTTTCTTCGAAACTGGGCAGAAAAATATCGACATAAGCTAATGAAGCACGTAACAAAGCATGCCAATCCACTTGGCCTGCAGCGGAATTCGCGTCGGGCATCGCCATGTCTAACGAGGTGACAAGTCCCTGAGTCTTGACTTTACGCATCAGATCAACAAGCTGTTCGCCATTGTCACGGAACATTTCTTTCATTATAGGAGGGTATCCGAAGTGAAACATCCGCGCCCCTTGTAAGCGGTAACATTGAACGTCCTCAGATTGAGACGTATGGTTTGCCCCTGGATAATGGAGAAAAATCCGAT contains the following coding sequences:
- a CDS encoding S-layer homology domain-containing protein — translated: MKKFDIKSVFLGAAVGVVATTGLGIVHAAGQVFADVNSSAWYANAVNWVAEKGLMSGMGNGNFAPNEPVTRAQLAAVLKNLSEAGMLGGGNTNGNTNGSTTNDNNSGNDNSSTSTDANKLTLANYEKIQKGMTLAEVEAILGTGVKQSDY
- a CDS encoding ABC transporter permease subunit; protein product: MNSQTQVSNNTNLKLMYNIGSIWNKLGMLIILLMLCIILSFLSPNFLEVNNILNVLKQISIIAILAAGMTFVILTGGIDLSVGSILALSGVVSVMLTHKVNPLVAMLAGILVGLLAGMLNGFLTAKTKLPSFIVTLGSYTYVRGLAYVISGGYPIVLQSNLFKFLGAGSVASVPTPIYIMALVYAASFFILKYTMFGRHVYAIGGNEEAARLTGIKVEGTLISVYAISGLLSGLAGVVLAGRLFSGQPTAGIGFELDAIAAVILGGTSFTGGVGSILGTIIGALIMGILGNGLTLMDVSYYWQLVVKGAVIVIAVLLDRLRTRT
- a CDS encoding sugar ABC transporter ATP-binding protein, encoding MLQTEIVHEQNSTGSPVILRMTGISKRFPGVKALDNVQIELYKGEVHALMGENGAGKSTLMKILSGVYLPDSGMIEYKGKQVVWSNPLEARANGISVIHQELNLSPNLTIGENILMGTKLPKNRFGMINWKEIHERADALLKSIGSDLNPRTLVSSLSVAQQQMVEIARSLSFKAEVLIMDEPTATLTDKEIDKLFGIINDLKQQGVAIVYISHRMDEIFKVSDRCTVLRDGQWIASMPIGDTNPERLVQLMVGRELKELFQRQDVQVSVQDKKPILEVKGISDKKIVKNVDLKVYPGEVVGLAGLVGAGRTELVRAIFGCTERTGGEIFIEGKKVNINSPVDAIANGIALVPESRKEQGLFLEMSVKENILMAVLRNFRKTGILQWNTINKRSQEYIQKLGIKVSSPDQKVVNLSGGNQQKVVLARWLSIQPKVLLLDEPTRGVDVGAKTEIHKIMHELAKTGLGILMISSELPEILGVSDRILVMHEGRIRANLSREEATQEKIMYYATGEIQ
- a CDS encoding ABC transporter substrate-binding protein, translating into MKKGLKFFSALAMTSMLLLTACGGGGNDKPAASGSDQTSAEKKLKIGLTVGTLSNPFFVSMSKGAEEAAKQINAEVITVSGDYDLAKQTAQIEDFITKKVDLILLNAVDSKGIAGAVQEAKAANIPVIAVDVGAEGGVDATVTSDNYQAGKIVGEYLVKRLNGKGNVVILDGPPVTAVIDRVKGFEDALKGTDIKVIAKQNGEGSREKALSLMETILQANPKGTINAVFGINDPEALGAKIAAEQAGRDKEFFIVGVDGAPEAVKTLQEKKSFAASAAQHPNEMIKKAVEIGLKIKKGEQVEKVVKVPVELVTQETVDSYKGW
- a CDS encoding D-lyxose/D-mannose family sugar isomerase, whose protein sequence is MTDHDQAVKRTLEFLRKAGIVLTEEEQQKIEIAEMGLGHLEVEGLQLYTYVNTSRYCAKELVLFPNQTCPEHLHPPVFGEPGKEETFRCRWGTVYLYVDGEATVNPSVNPPKGKEAYYTVRHEIILTPGQQYTIPPNTKHWFQAGDEGAVVSEFSSTSRDEYDIFTDPAIKRSAGLN
- a CDS encoding DeoR/GlpR family DNA-binding transcription regulator, which codes for MLNNARQAQMKQYIQSKGTVTVQDLMDQFHVSDMTVRRDLSHLENIGLVKRVHGGAIYLPDRDKDILLSVREDSQKQEKERIAEKASSLVNDGDSVLLDAGTTTLEIAKKFLGRKNITVVTNAINIASILLQNPNIEIVMTGGDVRHSTQSLVGHATVQFLQALRVDHAFIGCSGLSMERGLMNSNMAEGEIKRTMMQIAEKVYVVADHTKFEATSFSVFASWERVDAIITTEELDSQYKDQFEAKLRPHLILV
- a CDS encoding D-sedoheptulose-7-phosphate isomerase → MKAKSVRIFDELILRHPALNECRQAIEDAAQLWLECFRSGRKLLICGNGGSAADAEHMVGELVKGFMSKRPLPVEDRDRIFRVTTDNPSVGGYLADHLQCSFPAISLVSQSAFMTAFHNDVDPELVFAQQVYGYGNPGDIVVGLSTSGNSKNVVYAMKVAQAFGMRTVAFTGKSGGYLKEIVDVCICVPASSTPFIQEYHLPIYHALCMVMEVEEAWRKI
- a CDS encoding ROK family protein, giving the protein MFLLGIDIGGTKTAVILGKEESGQVEIIDRREFQTISGNAYTETINKIESLADSLIRQHVSGRRDVAALGISCGGPLDSRNGMILSPPNLPGWNRVPIVAHFQQKFGIPAAIQNDANACALAEWKWGAGKGTKNMIFLTFGTGMGAGLILNGQLYSGTNDMAGEVGHIRLEKNGPVGFGKRGSFEGFCSGGGISQLAKNIILEKQQQGEEVWWCKTSQEFEKLSAKTVAEALQTGDPVAKAIYQEVGYYLGRGLSILIDILNPQKIVLGSIYVRQEEILAPIVTKVVESEALFYSRKVCQIVPARLGERLGDYAALSVASHKAMESTIKG
- a CDS encoding carbohydrate kinase family protein; protein product: MTSIQPEIVVAGHICLDVIPDLPEGKTPTQFFIPGRLNEVGGVTISTGGAVSNTGLGLHRLGVSTRLIGKVGDDEFGRVILDLLRKMDPVLAEGMIVAPGEDSSYSIVLNLPGVDRIFLHYPGANHTSQSEDVQCYRLQGARMFHFGYPPIMKEMFRDNGEQLVDLMRKVKTQGLVTSLDMAMPDANSAAGQVDWHALLRASLAYVDIFLPSFEETMFMLKRDLYEQLLHQSVEGHVLSLVSEKMIQELAESLLEMGCPIIGLKLGDSGLYLRTGTESKIKQISDLLRIQSDLWANRELWVPCYKTRVAGTTGAGDSTIAGFLAGLLRGLPPEKVLNSAVAVGACCVERMDSLSGLLHWDKVQKRIADGWERLPINRKFLGWVWDKEHQLWIGPNDSTVNKGF